GTGTagataattattttactttttaatacacattttacattcgtatactgtattacatacagtatactgtgcttTGTAATCTATAATGTAAACTACAGTACCATTTCTGTAAGCGTAGTATAAAAAATCTGTTGCCCAATACATAAGCTCCAACTTAACTCGAGTGGTGTACATACAAGTAGATCTCTAAAGGTCTAAGTGTTCTAGTACATTTACCAATCTGCAACATAGTAAATCAGTGATTGGTGCACCCAGTTTTAGTCCAATACATGTACATTATTTAGAATAATAAATATGATTTTGCCTGAGGAAATGAATCACTGTCTATGCCTTTGTTATCAGTCTTTATATATGGCAgactaaaaacaataaaaacaagaattGTTATCTTAAGTGAAAGAGACATACACGTTTACCGTAATTTATAATATACAACATCAATGGTGTCATATCAAACATGTCCTTCAATGTAAAGTTAATTGCTTATAAAGTTGTACGAAACTCATGTCAGGGACTGAGCCTTAGACATATCCATAGTCTTGCTTATCGTTATATACACGTCTCAGAGAATGTGTCTGAACCTGTACGTCACAAACGTTGGTCTCCTTTTTTGGGAAACCCCGTCACATCCTCTGTCCATATATGGGCATTAACATGATAAGCAAATACGCAGAAGGGAATCCTTTCACTGGCGAGAATGAATGGGGAGGGCGGAGTAAGCAACCTGCACTGGGTATAAAGCCAGGGGAACGTGAAACCACTGATATGAATTCACAGCAACAGATAGCAGATGATGCACAGGACTGGAATTTCATGCTAAACCGAAAAGGGTAATCTGGAATTATTTCCTGCAATTGaatcttttgtgtgtgtttgtgtggaaatTACACCAGGAAGGACATCTACAGAAGGAGACAGCTTGCATCTATTTGAAgtgttgctttttaaattattatcagCACAGTAGTAACCTGGATTAACACATATACCCTTTTATAGCGTAATGATGCTTCACAACATGGATTTAAACTCACAGGATTCCTTCTTCTCCCAGTACGATGATTGTCATAATAATTCTTCAGATGGGATTGAAACACTAGGACCAGAGATTAATCAAAAACATTTCAGCGAAGTGCAGAGGGAATCACCTGCTCAGTTTAGTCAAGGTAAGTGCAATTTCTCACtgtcatgtataataataaaattgttttatatacCAGATACATTCTGTTATTTCAACGTTTATTGTACTTCATGGTTAATGTACCAGCAATTATAAAACATAGTCATGAACAAATGTACCATTGCATACACTGTCAAGAACACTATGTCATGTAAATTACATGGGTTGCATGATTATAAACGATATTGCTGACATTCAGAACAATGTACATGTTATTCAGGActctagtgaaaaaaaaaaaaaaaggagatgtcTTTAATAGCATTGAGGATTTTGTCCGGGTTAAAtaattgcttatatatatatatatatatatatatatatatatatatatatatatatattatatagatatatatatatattatatatatatatataacacacacacacacacacatacacacacacagacacacacaagttGTCATTTACAATTAAACTCGATGTAATGACACACTGCCTTTTTCTTTAACAGGTGCTACAGTGGAGCCCAAAATTGAAACTTCCAACTCCGACTTCTTCTTTGACCCGAGAGAAAGCTCCAATTGTGGATTCCCTTCATCCTTCAATTACTCTGGCAGTTTCTATGTGGAGACCTCCACGGGAGCCCCGTTCTGCGCCGAGACATTACTCAACATGATTTCAGAAATCGTTGGCATTTCTACATTACCAATCTCCGAATTCCAGCAGAATCAACCCGATACGGTGTATTCTTCTGCCACCCGAATTGACCCAAGTCAAGGGTTCTCTGGCCCCACTTTCCAATGCCAGACTCCCGCGTGTTCTACAACGCCACCGCTATACCCTCAGAATCAGCTCTACCCCAGTTACCCCGACATTCAGGTCAACCTTCACGTGCAGGATTCTACGATTACACAAGCTAACCTTGCAGCACAAACTCAAGAGTTAAACCAGAAGCCACTTTGCCCTCAGTCAGACAGCACATCTTTCCCAGTCGTTGTGAAAAGCGAATGCGAGACCAGTGTTTACGAATGGGACTCCTTTACTAAGCCAGAAGTTTATTTGCCGACAAACTTTGAATCTGAATTGTTCGGTATCACAGGTAATTGTTCAACTGTGAACCAGCAGGTGGATTCAAAAGATTTCCTTGAGTCTTTGTCCCCCGTATGCCATACCTCAAAACTCGAGGGCAAATTAGATGGCACACTTAGGCAGGACTTGTGTTTTCTTGATACCCAGCAAACATTCCAAAACCAAATCTCCAATAACTATCATTTGAGCGGCttgggcaacaataacaacttgtTGAAACAAAGCACATCTC
The sequence above is a segment of the Polyodon spathula isolate WHYD16114869_AA chromosome 2, ASM1765450v1, whole genome shotgun sequence genome. Coding sequences within it:
- the LOC121327711 gene encoding uncharacterized protein LOC121327711: MMLHNMDLNSQDSFFSQYDDCHNNSSDGIETLGPEINQKHFSEVQRESPAQFSQGATVEPKIETSNSDFFFDPRESSNCGFPSSFNYSGSFYVETSTGAPFCAETLLNMISEIVGISTLPISEFQQNQPDTVYSSATRIDPSQGFSGPTFQCQTPACSTTPPLYPQNQLYPSYPDIQVNLHVQDSTITQANLAAQTQELNQKPLCPQSDSTSFPVVVKSECETSVYEWDSFTKPEVYLPTNFESELFGITGNCSTVNQQVDSKDFLESLSPVCHTSKLEGKLDGTLRQDLCFLDTQQTFQNQISNNYHLSGLGNNNNLLKQSTSLGIQTLTSQCDLAHTSSSTLPSALDSLLYPSIVHNTYVKSGLRLEKPIRARKSQTNLSGPPKEKPFSCPMVNCERRFSRSDELNRHLRIHTGHKPFQCRICLRSFSRSDHLTTHTRTHTGEKPFSCDVCGKRFARSDERKRHGRVHLKQKEKAEHKPQFLNAFSFSVPEGI